A genomic window from Bacillus mesophilus includes:
- a CDS encoding Rqc2 family fibronectin-binding protein, whose product MSFDGVVTRAITEELKKNILGGRISKIYQPYKQELLIHIRGNGQTFKLLISANPSYSRLHFTNEAYENPSEPPMFCMLLRKHLEGNVITSVEQLDMERIIHIETRGRNELGDETNKMLIIEIMGKHSNIVLVEKDRKIILDSIKHISPAVNRHRTILPGYEYMSPPAQEKLNPLTIDEDTFLRKLDFNAGKLANQIVGAFSGISPLFASEVVNGAGINGKMALSQSFFALIEKVKQGEFQPSIIAGNQKEYFYAFALHHLGGEIKTFHSPSEMLDRFYYGKAERDRVRQQGHDLERFIRNEKDKNDKKLVKLQKTLQDAGKAEEYQLLGELLTANMYRLKKGLKSIEVENYYDESNSNVTIPLNPLKSPSDNAQSYYIKYQKAKKSVHFVLEQIENAKAEKAYFESLLQQMETASPKDIQEIREELEEEGYVKAKQKKGNKKNKPQKPNLEEYTSSTGASILVGKNNKQNDYLTNKIAHREEWWFHTKDIPGSHVVIKQTEPDDASILEAANLAAYFSKARNSSSVPVDYTKIKYVKKPSGSKPGFVIYDNQQTVYVTPNEDLVLQLKK is encoded by the coding sequence ATGTCATTTGATGGTGTTGTTACAAGGGCCATTACAGAGGAGTTAAAAAAGAATATACTAGGTGGTCGAATTTCTAAAATCTATCAACCCTATAAACAAGAGCTTTTGATCCATATTCGCGGAAATGGACAAACCTTTAAACTATTAATTTCTGCAAATCCGTCTTATTCAAGACTTCATTTTACTAATGAAGCGTATGAGAATCCTTCAGAGCCACCAATGTTTTGTATGCTTTTAAGAAAGCATCTAGAGGGCAATGTCATTACCTCTGTAGAGCAGCTCGATATGGAAAGAATCATTCATATAGAAACTAGAGGAAGAAATGAATTAGGTGATGAAACAAATAAAATGCTCATCATTGAGATCATGGGAAAGCATAGTAATATTGTGTTAGTTGAAAAGGACCGAAAGATCATACTGGATAGTATTAAGCATATTTCACCAGCTGTTAATCGTCATCGAACGATTTTACCCGGATATGAATATATGAGTCCTCCTGCACAAGAGAAGCTTAATCCACTAACTATTGATGAAGACACATTTCTAAGAAAGTTAGATTTTAACGCTGGTAAACTGGCAAATCAAATTGTAGGGGCATTCAGTGGGATCTCTCCATTATTTGCATCAGAGGTCGTAAATGGAGCTGGGATTAATGGGAAAATGGCACTATCTCAGTCATTTTTTGCTCTTATTGAGAAAGTAAAACAAGGTGAGTTTCAGCCTAGTATTATAGCTGGAAATCAAAAAGAGTATTTTTATGCGTTTGCTCTTCACCATCTGGGTGGAGAAATAAAAACATTTCATTCACCGAGTGAGATGCTTGATCGCTTTTATTACGGTAAGGCAGAGCGTGACCGTGTTAGACAACAAGGTCATGATCTTGAACGATTTATCCGAAATGAAAAGGATAAAAATGATAAGAAGTTAGTTAAGCTCCAAAAGACCTTACAAGATGCTGGTAAGGCTGAGGAATATCAGTTGTTAGGTGAACTTCTAACAGCCAATATGTATAGACTAAAAAAGGGATTAAAAAGTATTGAGGTAGAAAACTATTATGATGAGTCCAATAGTAATGTTACCATTCCACTTAATCCGTTAAAATCACCATCTGATAATGCACAAAGCTATTATATAAAGTACCAAAAGGCTAAAAAATCAGTACATTTTGTGTTAGAGCAGATTGAAAATGCAAAAGCGGAAAAGGCTTATTTCGAATCTCTTCTTCAGCAAATGGAGACTGCATCCCCAAAGGATATCCAAGAGATTAGAGAAGAACTTGAAGAAGAAGGCTATGTAAAAGCTAAACAGAAAAAAGGAAATAAGAAAAATAAGCCGCAAAAACCTAACTTAGAGGAATATACATCAAGTACTGGTGCATCTATTTTAGTTGGGAAAAACAATAAGCAAAATGATTATCTTACAAATAAAATAGCACACCGTGAAGAATGGTGGTTTCATACAAAGGACATACCGGGTTCACATGTTGTGATCAAGCAGACAGAACCAGATGATGCATCCATTTTAGAAGCTGCCAATCTAGCTGCTTACTTTAGTAAAGCCAGGAATTCGAGCTCTGTCCCTGTAGATTATACGAAGATTAAGTATGTAAAAAAACCAAGTGGATCAAAGCCAGGATTTGTAATATATGACAATCAACAAACTGTCTATGTAACTCCTAATGAAGACTTGGTATTACAATTAAAAAAATAA
- the pyrE gene encoding orotate phosphoribosyltransferase, whose translation MKNQIAKHLLEIGAVSLQPNDPFTWSSGLKSPIYCDNRLTMSYPAVRKDIAKGLQNTIKEHFPTVEVIAGTATGGIAPAAWVSDVMELPMCYVRGAAKSHGKGKQVEGAVKPGQKVVVIEDLISTGGSSLATVEALRAMGCEVLGIAAIFSYELDASKKRLSDLEVDAFSVTTFTALAEVAAAEGKISNQDLEKLEKWRQNPQDESWVTA comes from the coding sequence ATGAAAAATCAAATCGCTAAGCATTTATTAGAAATTGGAGCAGTATCATTACAGCCTAACGATCCTTTTACATGGTCTTCAGGGTTAAAATCTCCTATATATTGTGACAACCGTTTAACGATGTCCTATCCAGCAGTACGTAAGGATATTGCTAAAGGTTTACAAAATACAATTAAAGAACACTTTCCTACAGTGGAAGTAATCGCAGGTACTGCAACAGGAGGAATCGCCCCTGCAGCTTGGGTAAGTGATGTGATGGAGCTACCTATGTGTTACGTTAGGGGTGCAGCAAAAAGCCATGGTAAAGGTAAGCAAGTAGAAGGTGCTGTAAAGCCAGGTCAAAAGGTAGTAGTAATAGAGGATCTTATTTCTACAGGCGGAAGCTCCCTTGCGACGGTTGAGGCTTTAAGAGCAATGGGCTGTGAAGTATTAGGGATAGCGGCCATTTTTTCATATGAGCTTGATGCTTCTAAAAAACGCCTTTCAGACTTAGAGGTAGATGCTTTCTCTGTAACTACCTTTACTGCATTAGCAGAAGTAGCTGCAGCAGAAGGGAAAATATCTAATCAGGACTTAGAAAAACTTGAAAAATGGAGACAAAATCCTCAAGATGAGTCTTGGGTTACAGCATAA